A window of the Deltaproteobacteria bacterium genome harbors these coding sequences:
- a CDS encoding ROK family protein: MAALDVGGTNMRAAISGRDGRVLGRVERSSRVLENPSRAAGELARLVREAAGEAGVTLPELVAVGMAVAGGVDAHKGIVTQCPQFSAWRNLKLQDQLMKALKLPVVIINDADAALAGEQWLGSAREIETVAGIFMGTGLGGALILDGRLWHGPSGMAGEFGHLLYDPQGRRCNCGQIGCYETVASGTGVKNSFADIVAQGTRSRLARRFREAPREITAQTIARAAMQGDPAAVEAWDRLADALGALLSALVMGLSVDRFVIGGKIALAWPLFARRADKVMRERSFRYPARRARIFRARLGDNAALAGAAGLAWKAAAQTSK; the protein is encoded by the coding sequence GTGGCTGCACTGGATGTGGGTGGCACGAACATGCGGGCGGCGATTTCGGGCAGGGACGGGCGGGTGCTCGGCCGGGTCGAGCGATCCTCGCGGGTGCTTGAAAACCCTTCACGGGCGGCCGGAGAACTGGCCCGGCTTGTTCGGGAAGCGGCGGGCGAGGCGGGCGTCACGCTGCCAGAGCTGGTTGCCGTCGGAATGGCGGTGGCAGGCGGCGTGGATGCTCACAAGGGGATCGTTACCCAGTGTCCGCAGTTTTCAGCGTGGCGGAACCTGAAGCTTCAGGACCAGCTGATGAAAGCCCTCAAGCTGCCGGTAGTGATCATTAACGATGCTGATGCGGCTCTGGCCGGCGAACAGTGGCTCGGCAGCGCAAGAGAAATTGAAACAGTGGCGGGTATTTTCATGGGTACCGGACTTGGTGGTGCGCTGATTCTGGATGGCAGGCTCTGGCACGGGCCGTCAGGAATGGCCGGCGAGTTTGGACACCTGCTGTATGATCCCCAGGGCCGCCGCTGCAACTGTGGCCAGATTGGCTGCTACGAGACGGTCGCCTCGGGGACTGGAGTGAAAAACTCCTTCGCCGATATTGTTGCACAGGGAACGAGGTCTCGTCTCGCCAGACGGTTTCGTGAAGCCCCTCGCGAGATCACTGCACAGACGATTGCCCGGGCTGCCATGCAGGGGGATCCTGCTGCTGTAGAGGCATGGGACCGGCTGGCCGATGCGTTGGGGGCACTTCTGTCGGCACTTGTCATGGGGCTGTCGGTGGACCGGTTTGTGATCGGCGGCAAGATAGCACTCGCCTGGCCGCTATTCGCCCGACGGGCAGACAAGGTGATGCGTGAGCGCAGTTTCCGTTATCCTGCCCGGCGGGCGCGGATTTTCAGGGCCCGGCTGGGTGATAACGCCGCACTTGCCGGTGCGGCGGGGCTGGCTTGGAAAGCAGCGGCCCAAACATCGAAGTAG
- a CDS encoding 2-hydroxychromene-2-carboxylate isomerase: protein MPASFDFYYDLVSPYSYLAATQIKGLCDRTGAHCRWRPFFLGGVMQATGNKPPLQVYIPPKQKWAIQDLADWADYYGVPFRFPAGAFPFNTLTVQRMLTAVGEADETRVGPFSLALYRALWAEGKTIESPEIFGEIAGSLGLDGAQLLARASDPVIKEKLKSVTDEAVRLGAFGAPTFVVGSRLYWGNDRLPIVEKALSKQG from the coding sequence ATGCCTGCATCATTCGATTTTTATTACGACCTCGTGAGCCCTTATTCGTACCTTGCAGCGACACAAATCAAGGGGCTCTGTGACCGGACTGGCGCCCATTGCCGCTGGCGGCCGTTTTTTCTGGGTGGAGTCATGCAGGCGACGGGTAACAAACCGCCGCTTCAGGTCTATATACCGCCCAAGCAGAAGTGGGCGATACAGGATCTCGCCGACTGGGCGGATTATTATGGGGTACCGTTCCGGTTTCCTGCAGGAGCTTTCCCGTTTAATACACTCACCGTACAACGCATGCTGACGGCGGTGGGTGAAGCCGATGAAACCAGGGTGGGCCCCTTTTCGCTTGCTTTGTACCGGGCGCTCTGGGCTGAGGGGAAAACGATCGAATCCCCGGAGATTTTCGGCGAAATTGCCGGTTCGCTTGGGCTGGATGGTGCGCAACTTCTTGCCCGTGCGAGCGACCCTGTGATCAAGGAAAAGCTCAAGAGCGTTACCGACGAGGCTGTAAGGCTTGGTGCCTTTGGGGCTCCTACTTTCGTTGTGGGAAGCAGGCTTTACTGGGGCAATGACCGTTTGCCGATAGTTGAAAAGGCACTTTCCAAGCAGGGATAA
- a CDS encoding ATP-dependent DNA helicase, with amino-acid sequence MSFALFDSDDPHVISLSVHDVISLASESTARPTTPAFARARLGQEVHSRYQKETAGRPGFRKEVAVSHETSIRGFTLKIDGRIDVVIERPEGTIIEEIKSVFLTAAEMSGLASGELSGWADQVRLYRWMWRMCGRGDADATLVLVSLLDGTSRIIPIAESGADLDRHICALLDRVIRKIEASLETATRRRSLAARLRFPFPDYRLRQDDLAKTIQSTARTGGTLIVEAPTGLGKTAASLWGSLASALVQNCKVFFVTAKGTQQKMALETVAKIREVSGLESEDPLRIVQIRAKEKMCLNDTVICDPEFCPYLKNYGERMAELDFPAKLLEHGVITGDLLLDKGHEHTLCPFEMSLDLAWESEAVVCDYNYAFDPGVMLAELADPDLAARSILIVDEAHALPARARGYRSPVLAASELEQLATNILSPRPEEPVRQGRLKRGADRAPGLFDSPLDRLVQSSAARELSASLMSLARLVRDPESCGVEDPGNRGNYIARPEADTFQTVMRQIEQTFLSYLVERKRQTVVRPHDPAVDAFAMASKFVRTLADAGNETRALWTPDSGGQISLYCLDASRFLSGRWDSVAASVLMSGTLSPMDYFREILGLPETAETIQLPSPFPSGNLTVEVDANLSTAWRDRSRTLPEIGRRLREFLARPGNRVVYAPSFDYLASLHDATGPIPDKRFLFQTERMDDASRERFLRDLAARSGDIVLWAVLGGIFAEGVDLPGEHLVGAAIIGPGLPKPGPEQELEKSYWEEKSPGSGFEHAYLYPGMIRVIQSAGRLIRSETDKGELLLIDRRFGQRNYRRLFPSWWEAGGPGPEPE; translated from the coding sequence ATGAGCTTTGCGCTTTTCGATAGCGACGACCCTCACGTCATCAGCCTGTCGGTCCATGATGTGATCTCCCTGGCGTCCGAAAGCACGGCGCGGCCGACAACTCCCGCCTTCGCCCGCGCACGCCTCGGCCAGGAAGTTCACAGCCGCTACCAGAAGGAAACAGCCGGCCGGCCCGGATTCCGTAAGGAAGTGGCCGTGAGCCACGAAACCAGCATCCGGGGTTTCACCCTGAAAATCGACGGCCGGATCGATGTGGTGATCGAGCGGCCCGAAGGCACGATCATCGAGGAGATCAAGTCGGTCTTCCTCACGGCGGCAGAGATGTCGGGCCTCGCTTCCGGTGAACTTTCCGGCTGGGCTGACCAGGTTCGTCTGTACCGGTGGATGTGGCGCATGTGCGGGCGGGGTGATGCCGACGCAACCCTTGTTCTCGTTTCGCTGCTCGACGGCACCAGCCGGATAATCCCAATTGCGGAATCCGGTGCCGACCTGGACCGGCATATCTGCGCCTTGCTGGACCGGGTCATCCGGAAGATCGAGGCATCGCTGGAAACCGCCACTCGCCGGCGAAGCCTCGCGGCACGCCTCCGGTTTCCGTTTCCAGACTACCGGCTGCGGCAGGATGATCTCGCGAAAACCATACAAAGTACGGCGAGAACAGGCGGCACACTGATCGTCGAGGCACCCACCGGGCTCGGCAAAACAGCAGCGTCACTCTGGGGATCGCTCGCCTCCGCTCTCGTACAGAACTGCAAGGTCTTTTTTGTCACTGCCAAGGGAACCCAGCAGAAAATGGCGCTGGAAACGGTCGCGAAGATCCGCGAAGTCTCCGGGCTTGAATCCGAAGACCCCCTCCGGATCGTGCAAATCCGGGCCAAGGAAAAGATGTGCCTGAATGACACGGTAATCTGTGATCCGGAGTTCTGCCCATATCTGAAAAACTACGGCGAGCGGATGGCGGAACTGGATTTCCCCGCCAAGCTGCTGGAGCATGGCGTCATCACTGGCGACCTGCTGCTGGACAAGGGACACGAACACACACTTTGCCCGTTCGAGATGTCACTCGATCTCGCCTGGGAATCGGAAGCGGTCGTCTGCGACTATAACTATGCCTTTGATCCCGGTGTGATGCTGGCTGAGCTGGCCGATCCCGATCTCGCTGCCCGTTCGATCCTTATTGTTGATGAGGCCCACGCACTACCTGCCCGGGCACGCGGATACCGGTCGCCCGTACTCGCTGCATCGGAGCTGGAGCAGCTGGCCACGAACATCCTTTCGCCACGTCCTGAAGAGCCGGTGCGGCAGGGCCGGCTGAAGCGCGGTGCAGACCGGGCACCAGGGCTTTTTGACTCCCCGCTCGACCGTCTTGTGCAGTCATCCGCCGCACGGGAACTGTCGGCAAGTCTCATGAGTCTTGCCCGCCTGGTCCGCGACCCCGAAAGCTGCGGTGTCGAGGATCCCGGTAACCGGGGGAACTATATCGCCCGGCCGGAAGCAGACACTTTTCAGACAGTCATGCGCCAGATCGAGCAGACATTTCTTTCATACCTTGTCGAGCGAAAACGCCAGACGGTAGTCAGACCCCACGATCCGGCCGTAGACGCCTTCGCCATGGCGTCGAAGTTCGTCCGGACGCTCGCCGACGCCGGCAACGAAACCCGTGCCCTGTGGACTCCCGACAGCGGCGGCCAGATATCACTGTACTGTCTTGATGCCTCACGGTTTCTTTCCGGCCGGTGGGACTCCGTAGCAGCATCGGTTCTCATGTCCGGCACACTCTCTCCAATGGACTATTTCCGGGAAATACTGGGGCTTCCGGAAACAGCCGAAACGATTCAGCTTCCTTCTCCTTTTCCATCCGGAAACCTCACGGTTGAAGTGGATGCGAATCTGTCCACCGCATGGCGCGACCGGTCGCGCACGCTGCCAGAGATCGGCCGCCGTTTGCGGGAGTTTCTCGCACGCCCCGGAAACCGGGTGGTCTACGCCCCCAGCTTCGACTACCTCGCCAGCCTTCACGATGCGACAGGACCGATCCCGGACAAGCGCTTTTTGTTCCAGACCGAACGGATGGACGATGCCAGCCGCGAGCGGTTTCTCCGCGATCTGGCCGCGCGGTCGGGAGATATTGTGCTGTGGGCGGTATTGGGTGGCATTTTCGCCGAGGGCGTGGATTTGCCCGGCGAGCATCTCGTGGGTGCCGCCATCATCGGGCCGGGCCTGCCGAAGCCGGGCCCTGAACAGGAGCTGGAAAAGTCTTACTGGGAGGAAAAATCCCCTGGCAGCGGATTCGAGCATGCTTACCTGTATCCCGGAATGATCCGTGTGATTCAGTCCGCAGGACGGCTGATCCGTTCGGAAACGGACAAGGGCGAACTCCTGCTCATCGACAGGCGGTTCGGGCAGCGTAACTACCGTCGGCTCTTTCCTTCTTGGTGGGAAGCCGGAGGACCCGGTCCGGAGCCGGAATAA
- a CDS encoding PilZ domain-containing protein, producing MATQASTGTGPVKTGRRRYTRLPCRVTVQITEAEGEGHLLFTSVNLSLGGVFLESELLLEVGSILKLAFRLPDSDVPTEASAVVVRVSDEDSLGRMQPGMGLEFTSMAPAGRMALEAWLRDRLVALRKDARGSR from the coding sequence GTGGCGACTCAGGCCAGCACAGGAACCGGGCCCGTTAAAACGGGCCGCAGACGCTATACACGGCTTCCCTGCCGTGTTACGGTCCAGATCACCGAAGCCGAAGGCGAAGGGCACCTGCTTTTTACATCGGTAAACCTGTCGCTCGGCGGCGTGTTTCTGGAGAGCGAACTGTTGCTGGAAGTGGGCTCTATCCTGAAACTCGCTTTCAGGCTGCCCGACAGTGATGTCCCGACAGAAGCGAGTGCAGTCGTGGTAAGGGTTTCTGACGAGGATTCCCTCGGCCGGATGCAGCCAGGCATGGGCCTTGAGTTCACCTCCATGGCACCCGCCGGCCGGATGGCTCTGGAAGCCTGGCTCCGGGACCGGCTGGTAGCCCTGAGAAAGGACGCCCGTGGCAGTCGATAA
- a CDS encoding PilT/PilU family type 4a pilus ATPase: MAKIDAFLKKAVEMAASDLHVSVGSPPVVRQFGQLKKFKFADLNAAQTKALLYEILSPEQIREFESTMDLDFAYSIPDLARFRGNAFVQRKGIDICFRVIKAHLPSFADLGIPEVMKKVSENHQGLVLITGGAGSGKSTTLAALVDYINTNRAHHVLTVEEPIEYVHPVKAGAVNQRQIGLHTKSYANSLKAALRENPDVVMVGELRDLETISLAISASETGHLVIGSMNTSSAHKTVDKIIDSYPSNQQNQIRAMLGESLKAVFTQRLLPSADGRRMVLAYELLLGSLQLGNLIKDGKTFQIPNLMQTGKNRGMRLMDDTLMDLLRAGKITPEIAIKNAANPKTFAQFAPKAAIEPEGAIPSATPASASGSPARPPAGAPTSPSKPASPAPGVIPGRATKPGVG; encoded by the coding sequence ATGGCCAAGATCGATGCATTTCTCAAGAAAGCCGTAGAGATGGCGGCAAGTGATCTTCACGTCTCCGTGGGTTCGCCACCCGTCGTCCGTCAGTTCGGCCAACTCAAGAAATTCAAGTTTGCCGACCTGAATGCCGCCCAGACAAAAGCCCTGCTCTATGAGATTCTTTCTCCAGAACAGATACGCGAATTCGAGTCTACCATGGACCTGGATTTCGCCTACTCAATACCTGATCTCGCCCGGTTCCGTGGCAATGCTTTCGTGCAGCGAAAGGGGATCGACATCTGCTTCCGCGTTATCAAGGCCCATCTTCCTTCATTCGCGGATCTCGGCATTCCGGAAGTAATGAAGAAGGTGTCCGAAAATCACCAAGGGCTGGTGCTGATCACGGGCGGGGCGGGTTCCGGCAAGTCGACGACGCTTGCCGCGTTGGTGGACTATATCAATACGAACCGGGCCCATCATGTGCTCACGGTTGAGGAACCGATCGAATATGTTCATCCGGTCAAGGCAGGTGCCGTGAACCAGCGGCAGATCGGGCTGCACACCAAATCCTATGCCAACTCGCTGAAGGCCGCGCTTCGTGAAAACCCCGATGTCGTCATGGTAGGCGAACTCCGCGATCTCGAAACAATCTCCCTGGCGATCAGTGCTTCCGAGACGGGACATCTCGTTATCGGTTCGATGAACACCTCCTCGGCCCACAAGACCGTGGACAAGATCATAGACTCCTATCCATCGAACCAGCAGAACCAGATCCGTGCCATGCTGGGAGAGTCACTAAAAGCGGTATTTACGCAACGGCTTCTGCCCTCGGCCGACGGGCGACGCATGGTGCTCGCTTATGAACTGCTGCTTGGGAGCCTCCAGCTCGGCAACCTCATCAAGGACGGCAAGACCTTCCAGATACCAAACCTCATGCAGACCGGAAAAAATCGGGGCATGCGGCTCATGGACGATACGCTGATGGACCTTTTGCGCGCCGGCAAAATCACACCTGAAATCGCCATCAAAAATGCGGCAAACCCCAAGACCTTCGCACAGTTCGCTCCGAAAGCGGCCATTGAACCCGAGGGAGCAATCCCCAGCGCCACACCGGCGTCAGCATCCGGCAGTCCTGCCCGGCCGCCCGCCGGTGCGCCGACAAGTCCCTCCAAACCGGCCTCCCCTGCTCCGGGCGTAATTCCGGGCCGTGCGACAAAACCTGGTGTCGGGTGA
- a CDS encoding thiamine phosphate synthase: protein MKFVPDILLTGTITELPPALVRRLVRIAHGYGLLLALQLRDKAKTDRQLYLHARELATHAFLLVNGRPHVAMAAAAAGVQLGPDTLPAAVVRRAFPKLVIGYSAHSAGELRRGRDADFVLLSPFARPLSKPGDQRRPLGTAKWGLLAGKSPVATLALGGITPENADRAINAGAAGVAVTGAVLLADDPASAFSDLAHAVSISLGLQPQLPAVRNPRH from the coding sequence GTGAAATTCGTTCCAGACATCCTCCTGACCGGAACCATTACCGAACTGCCTCCGGCGCTCGTCCGACGGCTTGTACGAATCGCACATGGTTACGGGCTCCTGCTCGCCCTTCAGTTACGGGACAAGGCAAAAACCGACCGCCAGCTGTATCTTCACGCAAGAGAACTGGCGACACACGCATTTCTGCTGGTAAATGGGCGCCCGCATGTGGCAATGGCAGCAGCGGCAGCGGGAGTGCAGCTCGGTCCCGATACACTGCCAGCCGCGGTAGTCCGCCGGGCCTTTCCTAAGCTGGTCATCGGCTATTCAGCACATTCCGCTGGCGAGCTCCGCCGGGGCAGGGATGCCGATTTCGTGCTGCTCTCGCCCTTTGCGCGGCCCTTAAGCAAGCCCGGCGATCAACGCCGGCCGCTTGGGACGGCGAAATGGGGTCTGCTGGCCGGTAAAAGCCCAGTGGCAACTCTCGCACTGGGAGGAATAACTCCTGAAAATGCAGATAGGGCAATCAATGCGGGAGCCGCAGGGGTTGCGGTGACTGGCGCCGTTCTACTGGCAGACGATCCGGCAAGCGCATTTTCTGATCTGGCCCATGCGGTCAGTATTTCCTTAGGACTGCAACCACAACTCCCTGCAGTTCGCAATCCTCGGCATTGA
- the lexA gene encoding transcriptional repressor LexA, with protein MLTKRQREVLDTIEQLAKDNGYAPSYREIADELGISALSTVQQHVEALQAKGFLKKSWNHNRSIELVEKPDAPKAVALPLLGVVAAGQPIQAVEQTETLNVPADLLGRGDHFVLRVRGDSMIEDGIHNGDHVICRKAQTAQPGETVVALIGNDQVTLKRFYREGTSVIRLEPANARMEPIRVNAEDCELQGVVVAVLRKY; from the coding sequence ATGCTGACCAAACGGCAAAGGGAAGTCCTAGATACCATCGAACAGCTGGCGAAGGACAACGGTTATGCGCCGAGCTACCGGGAAATCGCCGACGAACTGGGCATCAGTGCACTTTCGACTGTGCAGCAGCACGTGGAGGCTCTTCAGGCCAAGGGGTTTCTGAAAAAGTCATGGAACCACAACCGCTCGATTGAGCTGGTGGAAAAGCCTGACGCCCCGAAGGCAGTGGCCCTGCCACTTCTCGGTGTTGTGGCCGCAGGCCAGCCGATTCAGGCAGTCGAGCAGACCGAGACGTTGAATGTTCCCGCCGACTTGCTTGGCCGCGGGGATCATTTTGTGCTCCGTGTCCGGGGTGATTCGATGATAGAGGACGGAATCCACAACGGCGATCATGTCATTTGCCGTAAAGCCCAGACTGCACAGCCGGGCGAGACGGTCGTTGCATTGATCGGCAATGACCAGGTGACACTGAAACGGTTTTACCGGGAAGGTACGTCAGTGATCCGGCTGGAGCCGGCAAATGCGCGGATGGAGCCGATCCGTGTCAATGCCGAGGATTGCGAACTGCAGGGAGTTGTGGTTGCAGTCCTAAGGAAATACTGA
- a CDS encoding type IV pilus twitching motility protein PilT yields MNKIDRLLRTMIEKEASDLHMFIGKPPLLRLRGDLLPIDGEPVLTPEESAELLTGFLNENQKNTIREHLDLDCAYELPDGSARFRVNLLNQNRGLGGVLRIIPTKILTIDQLRLPPVVRKIADIPRGLVVVTGPTGSGKSTTLAAMIDYINETREAHIITIEDPLEFVHPNKKCIITQREVKTHTKSFASALKMAAREDPDIVLVGEMRDLETIRLALAAAELGILVFGTLHTNSAAKTIDRIIDAFPADEQPQVRVMLADSLKAVVAQQLCKTADGKGRCAANEILISTSALGNLIREGKIAMINSMIQTGTAMGMQTMDQALMTYVKEGRITPLAAYEKAIDKEIFAKLLRESGDEMPAD; encoded by the coding sequence ATGAACAAGATCGATAGGCTGCTCCGGACCATGATTGAAAAAGAGGCTTCCGACCTTCATATGTTTATCGGCAAGCCGCCCCTGCTCCGCCTGCGCGGTGATCTGCTGCCGATCGATGGCGAGCCTGTTTTGACGCCTGAAGAATCAGCCGAACTCCTCACCGGGTTCTTGAACGAAAACCAGAAAAACACGATCCGCGAGCATCTCGATCTGGACTGCGCCTATGAACTGCCGGACGGATCGGCCCGGTTCCGCGTGAACCTGCTGAACCAGAACCGCGGTCTTGGAGGCGTACTACGGATCATTCCGACCAAGATTCTCACCATCGATCAGCTCCGGCTCCCGCCCGTTGTCCGGAAAATTGCCGACATCCCCCGGGGACTTGTGGTCGTGACCGGACCCACAGGTTCGGGCAAGTCCACCACGCTCGCGGCGATGATCGATTACATCAATGAAACCCGCGAAGCCCATATCATTACCATCGAGGATCCGCTCGAATTCGTACACCCGAACAAGAAGTGCATTATCACGCAGCGCGAAGTGAAAACGCACACCAAGTCATTCGCCTCCGCACTCAAGATGGCTGCACGTGAAGACCCTGACATCGTGCTCGTGGGCGAAATGCGTGATCTGGAGACAATCCGGCTGGCACTGGCGGCTGCCGAACTGGGTATTCTCGTTTTCGGGACACTACATACCAACTCGGCGGCCAAGACCATCGACCGGATCATCGACGCATTTCCGGCCGATGAACAGCCTCAGGTGCGCGTGATGCTGGCCGATTCGCTCAAGGCAGTCGTCGCCCAGCAGCTCTGCAAGACTGCTGATGGCAAGGGCCGCTGCGCGGCCAACGAAATTCTTATTTCCACCTCGGCACTCGGGAACCTGATTCGTGAAGGCAAGATAGCCATGATCAACTCGATGATCCAAACCGGCACCGCCATGGGCATGCAGACGATGGACCAGGCCCTGATGACCTACGTGAAGGAAGGCCGCATTACACCGCTCGCCGCTTATGAAAAGGCCATCGACAAGGAGATATTCGCCAAGCTGCTCCGCGAATCCGGCGATGAGATGCCGGCTGACTGA
- a CDS encoding cyclic nucleotide-binding domain-containing protein — MAVDKAKLKDEAFKLFQKGKFDKALEKYREVLKVDKRDDRSMMKLAECYKRLNKRAEAIAVLTQISDFYARSGFLLKAISTLKMILEIDKSHQSTLDMLAELYSKRGISAPGSAPATSAPPAATSAPGSDLPEIATATDTTEPEPEPDASEVVAADAVETESPEDVSTVSTDTSDLDTGAEPDSADLIEEITPIDEALPEVPLFSDLPPEEFKALIEKCHFRQFKAKTRIIQEGDPGDSFYVLVSGEVLVYRTGEDGKSRKLATIKEGKEGSFFGEFAVLTNSERKASIGALTDVEVLEINKADLDELGAKHPKIMEVLWDFYKKRILANLLLQSPLFQPLSIDDRRSLVSKFTMEKRPKGTVVLKEGTDGDGLYLIQWGEVEIFINDPSGNGEVTISNLSEGSFFGEYSLVKRTVCSASVRTLTDSIFLKLPKAAFNEMIMTHPQILEVIMSFVEQRERETQETKDSLARIASGKK, encoded by the coding sequence GTGGCAGTCGATAAGGCCAAGCTGAAGGACGAGGCGTTCAAGCTTTTCCAGAAGGGAAAGTTCGACAAGGCCCTCGAAAAGTACCGCGAAGTCCTCAAGGTGGACAAGCGGGACGACCGTTCAATGATGAAGCTCGCCGAGTGCTACAAGCGCCTAAACAAGCGGGCTGAAGCCATCGCCGTTCTGACGCAGATTTCCGACTTCTATGCCCGTTCAGGCTTTCTTCTCAAAGCAATCTCCACGCTCAAGATGATCCTTGAAATCGACAAGAGCCATCAGAGTACTCTGGACATGCTGGCCGAGCTGTATTCGAAGCGGGGCATCAGTGCGCCGGGTTCTGCCCCGGCCACATCGGCACCGCCAGCGGCCACATCTGCGCCGGGCAGCGACCTGCCTGAAATCGCCACTGCAACGGATACCACCGAGCCTGAGCCCGAACCGGATGCTTCGGAGGTAGTCGCGGCAGACGCAGTCGAAACGGAATCGCCTGAAGACGTCTCGACCGTTTCAACCGATACCTCGGATCTCGATACCGGAGCCGAACCCGATTCGGCTGACCTGATCGAGGAAATCACGCCGATCGACGAGGCACTCCCCGAGGTGCCGCTATTCAGCGATCTGCCACCCGAGGAATTCAAGGCGCTGATCGAGAAGTGCCACTTCCGCCAGTTCAAGGCGAAAACCCGGATTATCCAGGAAGGTGACCCGGGAGATTCATTCTATGTTTTGGTCTCGGGAGAGGTCCTGGTTTACCGCACGGGCGAGGACGGAAAGTCCCGCAAGCTCGCCACGATCAAGGAAGGCAAGGAAGGATCGTTTTTCGGCGAGTTCGCCGTGCTAACCAATTCCGAGCGCAAGGCATCCATTGGCGCGCTTACGGATGTCGAGGTTCTCGAGATCAATAAAGCCGATCTGGACGAGCTGGGGGCCAAGCACCCCAAAATCATGGAGGTGCTGTGGGATTTCTACAAAAAGCGAATCCTGGCGAATCTCCTGCTCCAGTCCCCGCTGTTTCAGCCGCTTTCCATCGACGACCGGCGGTCTCTCGTCTCCAAGTTCACCATGGAGAAAAGGCCAAAGGGAACGGTTGTACTCAAGGAAGGAACCGATGGAGATGGTCTCTACCTCATCCAGTGGGGTGAAGTGGAGATTTTCATCAATGATCCGTCCGGGAACGGTGAAGTGACCATATCAAACCTGAGCGAAGGTTCATTCTTCGGGGAGTACTCGCTCGTCAAGCGGACCGTTTGTTCCGCCTCGGTCCGGACACTTACCGATTCCATCTTCCTCAAGCTGCCGAAAGCCGCCTTCAACGAAATGATCATGACCCACCCGCAGATCCTTGAGGTGATCATGAGTTTTGTCGAACAACGTGAGCGGGAAACCCAGGAAACCAAGGACAGTCTCGCCCGGATCGCCAGCGGGAAGAAATAA
- a CDS encoding thiazole synthase, whose translation MTAATGTDDPLVIGKYRFNSRLIVGTGKFENLEIMRRAHEASGAEMVTVAVRRVNLQRGTGDVLDYIDPKKFTLLPNTAGCFTADEAVRYARLGREAGMSDLVKLEVIGDRETLFPDNAETVKAAAILVKEGFTVMPYISDDLITAKRLIDLGCPVVMPLGAPIGSGLGIRNPYNIRIIKEQVNVPVIVDAGIGTASDAAIAMELGVDGLLVNTAIAAARNPEKMAEAVKLATCAGRLAYHAGRMGKKLYANASSPFDGMISS comes from the coding sequence ATGACGGCAGCTACCGGCACAGACGATCCCCTTGTCATCGGAAAATACCGGTTCAACTCCCGGTTGATCGTGGGAACAGGAAAATTTGAAAACCTTGAAATCATGCGCCGCGCTCACGAGGCTTCCGGCGCAGAAATGGTAACCGTTGCCGTGCGGCGGGTGAACCTGCAGCGCGGCACAGGTGACGTTCTGGACTATATTGATCCCAAAAAATTCACGCTGCTGCCTAATACCGCGGGCTGCTTCACAGCCGATGAGGCGGTCCGATATGCGCGGCTTGGGCGTGAAGCGGGAATGAGCGATCTTGTAAAGCTCGAGGTGATTGGCGACAGGGAAACCCTGTTCCCAGATAATGCCGAAACCGTGAAAGCTGCTGCAATCCTGGTGAAGGAAGGCTTCACCGTGATGCCTTATATCTCCGACGATCTCATCACGGCCAAGCGCCTCATTGATCTTGGTTGCCCAGTAGTGATGCCGCTCGGCGCCCCGATCGGGTCCGGCCTTGGGATCCGCAATCCCTACAATATCCGGATCATCAAGGAGCAGGTCAATGTGCCAGTAATCGTGGATGCCGGGATAGGCACCGCCTCGGACGCCGCTATCGCCATGGAGCTTGGCGTGGACGGGCTCCTCGTCAATACCGCCATTGCAGCAGCCAGAAACCCCGAGAAAATGGCCGAAGCAGTCAAGCTCGCGACTTGTGCCGGCCGGCTCGCCTATCACGCCGGCAGAATGGGTAAAAAACTATACGCCAATGCCAGCAGTCCATTTGACGGGATGATCTCCTCCTGA